A DNA window from Flavobacterium sp. contains the following coding sequences:
- the gcvP gene encoding aminomethyl-transferring glycine dehydrogenase — protein MKTDAFALRHIGPRETDLQHMLKTIGVDSIEQLVYETLPDDIRLKAPLNLDPAMTEFEFANHIRELGKKNKTFKSYIGLGYHPTIVPAPIQRNIFENPGWYTAYTPYQAEIAQGRLEAILNFQTTVIELTGMEIANASLLDEGTAAAEAMALLFDVRTRDQKKNNTHKFFVSEEILPQTLSVLQTRSTPIGIELVVGNHETFDFSNEFFGAILQYPGKYGQVNDYSAFVAKAKENEIKVAFAADILSLATLTSPGEMGAAVVVGTTQRFGVPMGYGGPHAAYFATKDEYKRSMPGRIIGVSVDANGNRALRMALGTREQHIKREKATSNICTAQVLLAVMAGMYAVYHGPEGLKYIANKVHASAVTTAEALNKLGVYQTNTAYFDTILVKADAQKVKAAAEKNKVNFFYPDADSVSISLNETTSVADINQIIAIFAEALGKETVTVSELTSASQLPASLERTSSFLTHDVFNNHHSESQLMRYIKKLERKDLSLNHSMISLGSCTMKLNAASEMLPLSMPNWNSIHPFAPVDQVEGYLTMLKKLEQQLNVITGFAGTTLQPNSGAQGEYAGLMAIRAYHMSRNEGHRNVCLIPSSAHGTNPASAAMAGMKIIVTKTTPEGNIDVEDLREKAIEHKDDLSCLMVTYPSTHGVFESSIIEITKLIHENGGLVYMDGANMNAQVGLTNPATIGADVCHLNLHKTFAIPHGGGGPGVGPICVNEKLVPFLPTNPILNVGGEQAITAISSAPYGSALVCLISYGYITMMGAEGLKSATEHAILNANYMKARFEGHYPILYTGECGRAAHEMILDCRSFKENGIEVGDIAKRLMDYGFHAPTVSFPVAGTLMIEPTESEDLAELDRFCDALISIRKEIEAATADDKNNVLKNAPHTLAMLTSDSWDFPYSRETAAYPLDYIADNKFWPSVRRVDDAYGDRNLVCSCAPIEAYMEN, from the coding sequence ATGAAAACAGATGCTTTTGCTTTAAGACACATTGGTCCAAGAGAAACTGATCTTCAGCACATGCTGAAAACTATTGGAGTTGATTCGATTGAACAACTTGTTTACGAAACCCTTCCGGACGATATTCGTTTAAAAGCGCCTTTGAATTTAGACCCTGCTATGACAGAATTCGAATTTGCAAATCATATTCGCGAATTAGGAAAGAAAAACAAAACATTTAAATCATACATTGGCTTGGGTTATCACCCAACTATTGTTCCGGCTCCAATTCAGAGAAATATCTTCGAAAATCCAGGATGGTATACAGCTTATACGCCTTACCAGGCAGAAATTGCTCAAGGTCGTCTTGAAGCGATTTTAAATTTCCAAACAACTGTTATCGAATTAACAGGAATGGAAATTGCAAACGCTTCTTTACTTGATGAAGGAACTGCTGCTGCAGAAGCAATGGCTTTGTTGTTTGACGTTCGTACTCGTGACCAAAAGAAAAACAATACACACAAATTCTTCGTTTCTGAAGAAATTTTACCTCAAACTTTATCAGTTTTACAAACGCGTTCGACTCCAATCGGAATTGAATTAGTTGTTGGAAACCACGAAACATTTGATTTTTCAAATGAATTTTTCGGAGCGATTTTACAATATCCAGGAAAATACGGTCAAGTAAACGATTATAGTGCTTTTGTTGCTAAAGCAAAAGAAAACGAAATCAAAGTTGCATTCGCAGCAGATATTTTATCATTGGCAACTTTAACTTCTCCAGGAGAAATGGGAGCTGCGGTTGTTGTTGGAACAACACAACGTTTTGGTGTACCAATGGGTTACGGTGGTCCTCACGCTGCTTATTTTGCAACTAAAGATGAGTACAAGCGTTCTATGCCAGGTCGTATCATCGGAGTTTCTGTTGATGCAAATGGAAACCGCGCTTTACGTATGGCTTTAGGAACTCGTGAACAGCACATCAAACGTGAAAAAGCGACTTCTAACATTTGTACTGCTCAGGTATTATTAGCAGTTATGGCTGGAATGTACGCAGTTTATCACGGGCCAGAAGGATTGAAATACATTGCAAATAAAGTTCACGCATCTGCGGTTACTACTGCCGAAGCTTTAAATAAATTAGGAGTTTATCAAACCAATACAGCTTACTTTGACACGATTTTAGTAAAAGCTGATGCTCAAAAAGTAAAAGCTGCTGCTGAGAAAAACAAAGTAAACTTCTTCTACCCTGATGCTGATTCAGTTTCGATTTCGTTAAACGAAACAACTTCAGTTGCAGACATCAACCAAATTATTGCGATTTTTGCTGAGGCTTTAGGAAAAGAAACTGTTACGGTTTCTGAATTAACTTCTGCAAGCCAATTACCGGCTTCATTAGAAAGAACATCTTCTTTCTTAACGCATGATGTTTTCAACAATCATCATTCAGAAAGTCAGTTAATGCGTTATATCAAAAAATTAGAGCGTAAAGATTTATCATTGAATCACTCAATGATTTCATTAGGTTCTTGTACAATGAAATTAAACGCAGCTTCAGAAATGCTGCCTCTTTCAATGCCAAACTGGAACAGCATTCACCCGTTTGCACCAGTTGACCAAGTAGAAGGTTACCTTACAATGCTTAAAAAATTAGAGCAGCAATTAAATGTAATTACTGGATTTGCCGGAACAACTTTGCAACCAAACTCAGGAGCTCAAGGAGAATATGCTGGATTAATGGCCATTCGTGCTTACCACATGTCAAGAAACGAAGGTCACCGTAATGTATGTTTAATTCCTTCATCGGCTCACGGAACAAACCCTGCTTCTGCAGCGATGGCTGGAATGAAAATCATTGTTACGAAAACGACTCCAGAAGGAAACATTGACGTAGAAGATTTAAGAGAAAAAGCGATTGAACACAAAGATGATTTATCTTGTTTAATGGTAACGTATCCTTCTACTCACGGAGTTTTCGAATCTTCAATTATCGAAATCACAAAATTAATCCACGAAAACGGTGGATTAGTATATATGGATGGTGCAAACATGAACGCACAAGTTGGATTAACAAATCCTGCTACAATTGGTGCTGACGTTTGTCACTTAAACTTACACAAAACATTCGCTATTCCTCACGGTGGTGGCGGACCTGGAGTTGGACCAATCTGCGTGAACGAAAAATTAGTTCCGTTCTTGCCTACAAACCCAATCTTAAATGTTGGTGGCGAACAAGCGATTACAGCTATTTCATCTGCACCTTACGGATCTGCTTTAGTTTGTTTAATTTCTTACGGTTACATCACTATGATGGGAGCTGAAGGATTAAAAAGTGCTACAGAGCATGCTATCTTGAACGCAAACTACATGAAAGCACGTTTTGAAGGTCACTATCCAATTCTTTATACAGGAGAATGCGGAAGAGCAGCTCACGAAATGATTCTAGATTGCCGTTCATTTAAAGAAAACGGAATCGAAGTTGGTGATATCGCAAAACGTTTAATGGATTATGGTTTCCACGCTCCAACGGTTTCTTTCCCAGTTGCAGGAACTTTAATGATTGAGCCAACAGAATCTGAAGATTTAGCGGAATTAGATCGTTTCTGCGATGCGCTTATCTCAATCAGAAAAGAAATCGAAGCTGCAACTGCTGATGACAAAAACAATGTATTGAAAAATGCACCTCACACATTAGCCATGTTAACTTCTGATTCTTGGGATTTCCCTTATTCTAGAGAAACAGCGGCTTATCCATTAGATTACATTGCTGACAATAAATTCTGGCCATCTGTTCGTCGTGTAGACGATGCATACGGTGACAGAAACTTAGTTTGCAGCTGTGCTCCTATTGAAGCATATATGGAAAACTAA